From one Methanolobus chelungpuianus genomic stretch:
- the nudC gene encoding NAD(+) diphosphatase, whose protein sequence is MRPYCKLPELNFLPLLDPPEKTHITPAYCFAFKERRILLICENDGCRLPTMEEFKSLGAGALREQYMGEYGNTSCFVMEVDGVALNQESVRFEELRKLYDVLGEQLAALAGRAIQLLEWDMRTAFCGRCGSGTFRRQQERAKECPGCGTLFFPKISPAVIVLIEKENEALLARSPGFPSGLYGLIAGFVEPGESVEEAVVREVMEEVGVSIRDLEYFGSQPWPYPDSLMIGFTAKYAGGEIRMDAKEIEDARWFRHHEIPAVPSTSSISGQLITYFIERHAHPE, encoded by the coding sequence ATGAGACCATATTGCAAGTTACCTGAGCTTAACTTCCTTCCCCTGCTGGACCCTCCCGAGAAAACGCACATAACACCTGCCTATTGTTTCGCCTTTAAGGAGAGAAGGATCCTGCTCATCTGCGAAAATGACGGCTGCAGACTGCCTACCATGGAAGAGTTCAAATCCCTTGGAGCCGGGGCCCTAAGAGAGCAGTATATGGGAGAATACGGCAACACTTCGTGTTTTGTAATGGAGGTGGACGGCGTGGCCCTGAATCAGGAATCTGTCAGGTTCGAGGAGCTCCGGAAGCTGTACGATGTACTGGGTGAGCAGCTGGCAGCCCTTGCAGGCAGGGCTATCCAGTTACTTGAATGGGACATGAGGACTGCCTTCTGCGGTCGTTGTGGTTCAGGGACGTTCCGTCGCCAGCAGGAACGGGCCAAGGAATGCCCCGGGTGCGGAACGCTCTTTTTCCCAAAGATATCTCCTGCCGTCATTGTGCTGATAGAGAAGGAGAACGAAGCACTTCTGGCAAGATCTCCCGGTTTCCCTTCCGGCCTCTATGGACTTATAGCCGGTTTTGTAGAGCCAGGCGAATCCGTTGAGGAGGCGGTGGTCAGGGAAGTGATGGAGGAAGTAGGCGTATCCATAAGAGACCTTGAATATTTCGGCAGTCAGCCCTGGCCTTATCCTGATTCCCTTATGATCGGTTTCACTGCAAAATATGCAGGTGGTGAGATACGCATGGATGCAAAGGAAATAGAGGATGCCCGCTGGTTCAGGCACCACGAAATCCCCGCAGTGCCGAGCACAAGCAGCATCTCAGGGCAGCTCATAACATATTTTATTGAGAGGCATGCTCATCCGGAATAA
- a CDS encoding DUF2207 domain-containing protein, giving the protein MFVYRNEVRLKRYYPYLSFQRCALLSLLLVASLLLLVSQASARDYSLDQATANITVGHDGITHVEETITYSFDGTFREVYRTVYPPPGGSVENMSGYCTGGQCDFRVVPVSGGYELVGSLPQPTPGQISFVVSYDYYRGVKVYNDVSELHYQLWGDEWDKDLNGFTASITLPASYGEENIQYWICPDQYTTGTYAAAGSAGNITTIIVEADEIPSGSWYEIRVVFPRIDSPDPALVSLQDQDGLDGILAVEKAYERKAMIAGLLFYVAALFLLLTLLFPFYVYHKYGREPDIDYYGLYERELPTDSKPAVVNAIMRGRIGVPNIEGFTATVMDLVDRKYLRLKDTKSTKKHLGLISREKEDVLIEINEAADRFQLLNYEKDVFDLLSSHASEGRILWSDLKKELGKGTGFYYFLNKWNGKVTKHARTDKLFLSNGNSYMTYFSIGVIILAFLGIWLAVSLFPPEQFPVVSSAILLVIAAAVVAVIMIVFVNLSERTLGQWTPEGRLFHKRWDNFRKYLTDFSALREHPPESLRIWDHYMVYAVALGVAEKALDNMSLVVPTEQLAGSHFYPVHHNMVIISGFRSAYQASSPGSSSSGGSGVGGAGGGFGGGGGGAR; this is encoded by the coding sequence ATGTTCGTTTACAGGAATGAAGTGCGTCTTAAGAGGTATTATCCTTACTTATCCTTCCAGCGCTGCGCTTTATTGTCTCTGCTGCTCGTTGCGTCCCTCCTTCTGCTTGTATCGCAAGCTTCAGCAAGGGATTATAGTCTGGACCAGGCAACAGCCAATATAACAGTGGGGCATGATGGAATAACCCATGTCGAGGAGACCATCACCTACTCTTTTGACGGAACCTTCCGCGAGGTTTACAGGACAGTATACCCGCCGCCCGGAGGCTCCGTGGAGAACATGAGCGGTTACTGTACAGGAGGTCAGTGTGATTTCCGTGTCGTGCCTGTTTCCGGCGGCTACGAGCTTGTGGGTTCACTGCCCCAGCCCACGCCCGGGCAGATAAGCTTTGTCGTTTCCTACGATTATTACCGCGGGGTCAAGGTCTACAATGATGTCTCGGAACTGCATTACCAGCTCTGGGGTGATGAATGGGATAAGGACCTGAACGGTTTCACGGCAAGTATCACACTGCCGGCATCATACGGGGAGGAAAACATCCAATACTGGATCTGTCCCGACCAGTACACAACAGGGACCTATGCCGCAGCAGGTTCAGCAGGCAACATAACTACCATCATCGTCGAGGCCGATGAGATTCCCTCCGGCAGCTGGTATGAGATAAGGGTGGTATTTCCCAGGATAGACTCCCCTGACCCTGCTTTAGTATCCCTGCAGGATCAGGATGGCCTTGATGGGATACTTGCCGTTGAAAAGGCATACGAAAGAAAGGCCATGATCGCAGGACTTCTTTTCTATGTGGCAGCCCTCTTCCTATTACTCACCCTGCTGTTCCCCTTCTATGTGTACCATAAGTATGGAAGAGAGCCTGACATAGATTATTATGGCCTGTATGAGCGGGAACTTCCAACAGACTCGAAGCCTGCCGTGGTCAATGCCATAATGAGGGGCAGGATCGGTGTCCCGAATATTGAGGGTTTCACTGCTACTGTCATGGATCTTGTGGACAGGAAATATCTCCGCCTGAAGGACACGAAGTCCACAAAGAAGCACCTTGGATTGATATCGCGTGAGAAAGAGGACGTACTTATAGAGATCAATGAAGCTGCTGACAGGTTTCAGCTCCTGAACTACGAGAAGGATGTGTTCGATCTGCTGAGTTCACATGCATCGGAAGGCAGGATACTCTGGAGCGACCTGAAAAAGGAACTTGGAAAAGGTACCGGGTTCTATTATTTCCTGAACAAGTGGAACGGCAAGGTTACAAAACACGCAAGGACAGACAAGCTTTTCCTGTCAAATGGAAACTCCTACATGACCTATTTCAGTATTGGGGTCATCATACTGGCCTTTCTTGGCATCTGGCTGGCAGTTTCCCTGTTCCCTCCGGAGCAGTTCCCTGTAGTATCCAGTGCGATCCTGCTTGTCATTGCGGCTGCCGTTGTTGCGGTCATAATGATAGTTTTTGTCAACCTGAGCGAAAGGACCCTGGGACAGTGGACTCCCGAAGGCAGGCTTTTCCATAAGCGCTGGGATAATTTCAGGAAATACCTGACTGATTTCTCCGCACTCAGGGAACATCCTCCCGAATCCTTAAGGATCTGGGACCATTACATGGTCTATGCAGTTGCACTGGGTGTGGCGGAAAAAGCGCTTGATAACATGTCCCTTGTTGTCCCCACTGAGCAGCTTGCAGGCAGCCATTTCTATCCTGTGCATCACAACATGGTGATCATTTCAGGGTTCAGGAGTGCCTACCAGGCATCCTCCCCCGGCAGCTCTTCCAGTGGTGGAAGCGGGGTAGGCGGTGCAGGTGGTGGCTTCGGTGGTGGCGGAGGAGGAGCAAGATGA
- a CDS encoding acyl-CoA thioesterase, whose protein sequence is MFKTTVTPRFGDIDGLKHANNISIAIWFEQARNPVFRLFTPDLDLSFEKWKLILARSEYDYVGEINYGFDVDINTYIARIGNSSFTIGHEAWQNGKLCARGLVVIVHYDFINKKSVPIPETIRGALEEHLIDAESSGKK, encoded by the coding sequence ATGTTCAAAACAACAGTCACTCCCAGGTTTGGTGATATAGACGGACTCAAGCACGCCAACAATATCTCCATCGCCATATGGTTCGAGCAGGCACGCAACCCGGTGTTCAGGCTCTTCACGCCTGACCTTGACCTGAGCTTTGAGAAGTGGAAGCTCATCCTGGCAAGGTCTGAATATGACTATGTAGGCGAGATAAATTATGGATTCGATGTGGACATCAATACCTATATCGCAAGGATAGGCAACTCTTCCTTCACCATCGGACACGAAGCATGGCAGAACGGAAAACTATGTGCCAGAGGACTTGTGGTCATAGTGCATTACGACTTCATCAACAAGAAGTCCGTGCCTATCCCGGAAACTATCAGGGGAGCGCTTGAAGAACACCTTATAGATGCGGAAAGCAGTGGAAAGAAGTAA
- a CDS encoding hydantoinase/oxoprolinase family protein, protein MHYGLGIDAGGTYTDAVIIRGSDGAVVDSKKSFTTYPDLQEGIRKVLDSLDPQYLKDVNLVSVSTTLSTNSLLEGTGAPVGLILVGEQTVEKVFPTQHVKWVAGGHDTRGDEEFPLDVDAVRDFALKSKDVVSAYAVSAYFGARNPEHELKVKEIVREMTGMPVVCGHELSLELGAYERAVTAVLNAQLIPITHHFVSSVMKDIKRRGINARMLMLKCDGSVYNIEDALEKPIETIFSGPAASLLGASYLSKIETCAVIDVGGTSTDVSMLQNGVPEISTSGAVVGGWKTRVRAMRMETSATGGDSHIWVADDIVHIGPRRVIPLCVASVQYPDLADKLKRSRTLPRTLMDENYQPTKFFVRTGYEAAGLDEEEKDLLSRIGPEPVSVNELNILLKKNPPTRLLDSLTRKRLIQGIGFTPTDALHVLGIYTQWDVSAAEMGSALLSRYVQKGKYEFCAHVRELVAKKMATGLMSFILPHHPGDMIADLLNRSYPAKFKLEIPVVLLGGPVKAHADELRSMIEADVVVPDFAEVGNAVGALAGKGVKRIEINVMPASIQNPDEDFLVFSPLGRERFHLYADAVDFATRVGKDLVLDYEKRCGILEQDTQITVSRKTISPENWPHPPLETRVIIVGVGNPMMVLKD, encoded by the coding sequence ATGCATTACGGATTAGGGATAGATGCCGGAGGAACGTACACAGACGCCGTTATAATCCGGGGCTCGGATGGGGCAGTGGTCGATTCGAAAAAGTCATTTACCACTTATCCTGACCTTCAGGAAGGTATAAGGAAAGTATTGGATTCCCTGGACCCGCAGTATCTGAAAGATGTCAACCTTGTCTCTGTCTCAACGACGCTATCCACAAACTCTCTGCTTGAGGGCACAGGCGCACCTGTAGGGCTTATACTTGTAGGCGAACAGACTGTTGAAAAGGTATTTCCCACACAGCATGTCAAATGGGTAGCGGGCGGACACGACACCAGAGGAGATGAGGAATTTCCCCTTGATGTGGATGCAGTCCGGGATTTTGCCCTTAAGAGCAAGGATGTTGTTTCAGCATATGCCGTTTCTGCCTATTTCGGCGCACGTAACCCTGAGCATGAGCTGAAGGTCAAGGAGATCGTAAGGGAGATGACCGGGATGCCTGTGGTCTGCGGACACGAGCTTTCCCTTGAGCTTGGAGCCTACGAGAGGGCTGTGACAGCAGTCCTGAACGCACAGCTGATCCCCATAACCCATCATTTTGTCAGTTCCGTCATGAAGGACATAAAAAGAAGAGGCATCAATGCAAGGATGCTGATGCTCAAATGTGACGGCTCTGTCTACAACATCGAAGACGCGCTGGAAAAGCCCATCGAGACTATCTTTTCAGGGCCTGCTGCCAGCCTGCTGGGTGCATCCTATCTGTCAAAGATAGAGACCTGTGCCGTGATAGACGTTGGCGGTACGAGTACCGACGTGTCCATGCTTCAGAATGGAGTGCCCGAGATCAGTACTTCAGGAGCGGTTGTGGGAGGATGGAAGACAAGGGTCCGGGCAATGAGAATGGAAACTTCGGCAACAGGAGGGGACAGCCATATATGGGTGGCCGATGACATTGTTCACATCGGACCCAGAAGGGTCATCCCTCTGTGTGTGGCATCAGTGCAGTACCCCGATCTTGCGGACAAGTTAAAGAGAAGCAGGACTCTCCCGAGGACCCTGATGGATGAGAATTACCAGCCTACTAAGTTCTTTGTCAGGACAGGCTACGAGGCCGCAGGTCTTGATGAAGAGGAGAAGGACCTGCTTTCCAGGATCGGTCCGGAACCGGTCTCCGTCAATGAGCTCAACATACTGCTCAAGAAGAACCCTCCCACCAGACTACTCGACTCCCTTACAAGGAAACGGCTGATCCAGGGTATCGGTTTCACACCTACCGACGCCCTGCATGTACTGGGAATATACACGCAGTGGGATGTCAGTGCTGCAGAGATGGGATCGGCTCTCCTCTCAAGGTATGTACAGAAGGGGAAATACGAGTTCTGTGCCCACGTAAGGGAACTTGTGGCCAAGAAGATGGCAACCGGCCTTATGTCTTTCATCCTTCCGCATCATCCCGGAGATATGATAGCAGATCTCCTGAACCGCTCCTACCCTGCAAAATTCAAACTTGAGATACCCGTGGTACTGCTGGGGGGACCTGTAAAGGCACACGCCGACGAGCTCAGGTCGATGATCGAAGCTGATGTTGTCGTCCCGGATTTCGCGGAAGTTGGGAACGCCGTGGGTGCCCTTGCAGGAAAAGGGGTAAAGAGGATAGAGATAAACGTAATGCCTGCATCGATCCAGAACCCGGATGAGGACTTCCTGGTGTTTTCCCCGCTTGGAAGGGAGCGTTTCCATTTGTACGCAGATGCCGTGGATTTTGCCACTAGGGTTGGAAAGGATCTCGTGCTGGATTACGAAAAAAGATGCGGCATACTTGAACAGGATACGCAGATAACGGTTTCCAGAAAGACCATATCACCTGAGAACTGGCCTCATCCCCCACTTGAGACCAGGGTCATCATCGTAGGTGTTGGTAATCCCATGATGGTACTGAAGGATTGA
- a CDS encoding AMP-binding protein: MELITDTLGEVLEKNVREDPDREFIIYPDRDLRFTYRQFNERVDMLARGLLEIGIGKGDHVGIWAKNVPDWLTFMFATSKIGAVLVTVNTAYKIHEVDYVVDQADLKAIAIIDGFRDVNYIDIMYELVPELKTQSRGSLKSKRFPHLKSVIFIGQEKHRGMYNTPELLLLGQHSSDEKLESTKATLNCNDVINMQYTSGTTGFPKGVMLTHSNILNNGLSIGNRQKFTCNDRLCLPVPLFHCFGIVLGVMAVLTHGSTLVMLEIYDPLMVLAAVQKEKCTALYGVPTMFIAEYTHPMFKMFDLSSLRTGIMAGSTCPIDSMKRVINEMNCREITIVYGLTEASPGITQTTTDDPIELRVETVGRVFPGVEAAVLDPETYEPLPPNTIGEICCRGYNVMKGYYKMPEETKRAIDSNGWLHSGDLGTCDENGYYRITGRIKDMIIRGGENVYPREIEEFLFTMPGVKSAQVVGIPDEKYGEIVGAFIIPDAGANLTEEDVRDHALSRIARYKVPKHVFFVDEYPLTASGKVQKFKLKDLAVELLKKKN; encoded by the coding sequence ATGGAGCTTATAACTGACACCCTCGGCGAGGTACTTGAGAAGAACGTCAGGGAAGATCCTGACAGGGAATTCATCATCTATCCTGACAGGGATCTCAGGTTCACTTACAGGCAGTTCAATGAACGTGTTGACATGCTGGCCAGAGGCCTGCTGGAGATTGGTATAGGCAAGGGCGACCACGTAGGTATATGGGCAAAGAATGTGCCAGACTGGCTGACTTTCATGTTCGCGACCTCAAAGATAGGTGCCGTCCTCGTTACAGTCAATACCGCATACAAGATACATGAAGTAGATTATGTCGTCGATCAGGCCGACCTGAAAGCCATCGCTATCATAGACGGTTTCAGGGATGTGAACTACATTGATATTATGTATGAACTGGTCCCGGAACTGAAGACGCAGAGCCGTGGCAGCCTGAAAAGCAAAAGATTCCCTCATTTGAAGAGCGTTATTTTCATAGGCCAGGAAAAACATCGCGGGATGTACAATACCCCCGAGCTCCTGTTGCTGGGGCAGCATAGCAGCGATGAGAAGCTCGAGAGCACCAAGGCGACGCTTAACTGCAATGACGTCATCAACATGCAGTACACATCAGGTACCACAGGCTTCCCCAAAGGTGTTATGCTGACACATAGCAATATCCTGAACAACGGGCTTTCCATCGGGAACAGGCAGAAATTTACCTGCAATGACCGCCTGTGCCTTCCTGTGCCCCTGTTCCACTGCTTCGGCATCGTGCTGGGTGTAATGGCTGTCCTCACCCACGGATCAACGCTTGTGATGCTGGAAATCTATGACCCTCTCATGGTGCTGGCGGCTGTCCAGAAAGAGAAGTGTACGGCTTTGTACGGAGTTCCGACAATGTTCATTGCCGAATATACCCACCCCATGTTCAAAATGTTCGATCTTTCTTCCCTGCGTACGGGCATAATGGCCGGTTCCACCTGTCCAATAGATTCCATGAAAAGGGTCATAAATGAGATGAACTGCAGGGAAATTACCATTGTCTATGGCCTGACGGAAGCATCTCCCGGAATTACCCAGACCACGACCGATGACCCGATAGAGCTGCGTGTGGAAACTGTCGGACGTGTATTCCCGGGCGTGGAAGCTGCAGTGCTGGACCCTGAGACCTATGAACCTCTTCCTCCGAACACAATAGGTGAGATATGCTGTCGTGGTTATAATGTCATGAAAGGCTATTACAAGATGCCTGAAGAGACAAAGAGGGCAATTGACTCAAACGGCTGGCTGCACAGCGGAGACCTGGGTACCTGTGACGAGAATGGCTACTATCGTATCACAGGACGCATAAAGGACATGATCATCAGGGGCGGTGAGAACGTTTACCCGAGGGAGATAGAGGAATTCCTTTTCACCATGCCGGGTGTGAAGAGCGCCCAGGTTGTCGGCATTCCGGATGAGAAGTACGGGGAGATAGTAGGGGCCTTCATTATTCCTGATGCCGGTGCCAACCTTACGGAAGAGGATGTAAGAGACCACGCTTTATCCAGGATAGCACGCTACAAGGTGCCCAAACATGTCTTCTTTGTAGACGAATACCCGCTGACGGCAAGCGGCAAGGTCCAGAAGTTCAAGCTCAAGGACCTGGCTGTTGAACTGCTCAAAAAGAAGAACTGA
- a CDS encoding GAF domain-containing protein — MQLTLGKKDSVIYLFILSFMMIGSWHMLTLGTHLFWILSLSLLMLFFLVYSWQLIRIDRKLRSESRPDDHGIEKPIYMNEIEKAFFDISSILVFSEDTDDMIRQSLERLALIRHADIASFYKVIRNDGSKAVLHQWYAPKDTRLPDENGSMEEIQFKWLLSRLADERTVIVACIDGLPAQAFPEKAFMKCMQLRSLVAYPVITSGELSGFIVLGYRYEDNNAVNEMKGMLDMFSSFLGIAFEKKQALESLKRNRAQLEHQLEFESLISEISTKFLSLKAEELDRGIDLALMKIGEFAGVDRSYVFQFSDGKSLMHNTHEWCASGVKPEKDNLQSMPTADAPSLIRDLAAFKPVHISVASMTPEYTQSEKDILESQGIKSLILVPMVIDNDLLGYIGFDSVREEKKWSDESVRLLKVLAQMFASALQEKTAVESLNTERDQLLSIFDSMEELVYVSDPVTYEILYVNKQLREKLGTDPVGDMCYKVFQGMESPCDFCTNPVILRKRNESCVWEHYNDSDKRNYSVTDRIIKWPDGRDVRLELARDITAVRDAEKDARKSEEKFRKTVENSPMPIAIVSLEGLIEYGNKRFIEAFGYTKEDIASIGDWWLHAYPDEVYREDWHEEWERILNSNDAGVVRNSDVVCKDGTVRNIDFHFARTSDEVIIVAHDLTERKKFEDALLLEEARLEALQQLNQMTELSVSEIEDFALEEGIRLTGSKTGYIGFLSEDSRSLIMHTWSENVIIECNMDCSNTEFRLSESGLWADAIRQLQPVIINDYDAPHSHKTGCPEGHICIERYMAVPIVDGNKIVGLAGVANKTCDYDQADARQLTLLMHGMWRLIQRRNAESALRNYASRLSEANTELSKLNEELKSLDELKNNFLCNISHELKTPLIPILGFGELVADGTLGPLSNEQKKAMETVMHSSGQLKRLIESLIFMSSLEAKQFAYDMNPVHLEPIVEKAIVIISLENRDKKVILHKDIPSDLSIINGDTDYLSQLFMHLVDNAFKFTPSGGRVSVSGWNENGSVHLTVEDTGIGIPANKIMKAFDSFYQIDGSRSRRYGGTGIGLSMCKKITEDHGGRLWIESEENVGTRVHIIFPVLL; from the coding sequence ATGCAGCTGACCCTGGGAAAGAAAGACTCTGTCATTTATTTGTTCATCCTGAGCTTCATGATGATCGGATCGTGGCATATGCTGACACTGGGCACCCATTTGTTCTGGATACTGTCGCTTAGTCTTCTAATGTTATTCTTTTTAGTTTACAGCTGGCAACTGATCAGGATTGACAGGAAGCTTCGGTCTGAGAGCAGACCGGATGATCATGGCATTGAAAAGCCGATATACATGAATGAGATCGAAAAAGCCTTCTTCGACATTTCTTCCATTCTTGTCTTTTCCGAAGATACTGATGATATGATCAGGCAGTCGCTTGAAAGACTGGCTCTTATACGCCATGCTGACATAGCTTCTTTTTATAAGGTAATAAGGAATGACGGATCAAAGGCGGTTCTGCATCAGTGGTACGCACCAAAGGATACCCGTCTTCCGGATGAGAACGGGAGCATGGAGGAAATACAGTTCAAGTGGCTTCTGTCCCGGTTAGCAGATGAGAGAACAGTTATAGTCGCATGTATTGACGGTCTCCCCGCACAGGCATTCCCTGAGAAGGCTTTCATGAAGTGCATGCAGCTAAGGTCCCTCGTGGCCTATCCGGTCATAACCAGTGGAGAGCTTTCAGGTTTCATTGTTCTGGGGTACAGGTATGAGGATAACAATGCAGTGAATGAGATGAAGGGAATGCTTGACATGTTCTCCAGTTTCCTGGGAATCGCATTTGAAAAAAAGCAGGCTCTTGAGTCTCTAAAAAGGAACAGGGCCCAGCTTGAGCATCAGCTTGAGTTTGAAAGCCTTATAAGTGAGATATCAACAAAATTCCTCTCCCTGAAGGCTGAAGAGCTTGACCGCGGCATTGACCTTGCACTTATGAAGATAGGAGAGTTCGCCGGTGTCGACCGCAGCTATGTGTTCCAGTTCTCTGACGGAAAGTCCCTGATGCATAATACTCATGAATGGTGTGCTTCCGGTGTAAAGCCGGAAAAAGACAATCTTCAGAGCATGCCCACAGCAGATGCCCCCTCGCTCATCAGGGATCTTGCTGCATTCAAGCCAGTACACATCTCCGTAGCCTCCATGACGCCTGAATACACGCAGTCTGAAAAAGACATACTGGAATCCCAGGGGATCAAGTCCCTTATTCTTGTTCCGATGGTCATTGATAATGACCTGCTGGGGTACATTGGCTTTGATTCGGTCAGAGAGGAGAAAAAGTGGTCGGATGAATCGGTCCGCCTGTTAAAGGTGCTGGCCCAGATGTTCGCATCCGCCCTGCAGGAAAAAACGGCAGTTGAGTCACTTAATACTGAGAGGGACCAGTTGCTGTCCATATTTGACAGTATGGAAGAACTGGTCTATGTTTCCGATCCTGTAACATATGAGATCCTGTATGTGAACAAGCAGCTCCGGGAAAAGCTCGGAACAGACCCTGTCGGGGATATGTGCTATAAGGTATTTCAGGGTATGGAGAGTCCATGTGACTTCTGCACCAATCCCGTCATCCTGAGAAAAAGGAACGAATCATGTGTCTGGGAGCATTATAATGATTCAGATAAGAGAAATTATTCCGTCACTGACAGAATAATCAAATGGCCTGACGGGCGTGATGTGCGCCTGGAGCTGGCACGCGACATTACAGCAGTAAGAGATGCTGAAAAGGACGCCAGGAAGAGCGAGGAAAAGTTCCGCAAGACTGTTGAGAACTCCCCTATGCCTATCGCGATCGTAAGCCTTGAGGGCCTGATAGAGTACGGTAACAAGAGGTTCATAGAGGCTTTTGGCTATACAAAGGAAGATATTGCTTCGATCGGTGACTGGTGGCTGCATGCTTATCCGGACGAGGTTTACAGGGAGGACTGGCACGAAGAGTGGGAGCGTATTCTCAACAGCAACGATGCGGGCGTGGTCAGGAACTCGGACGTGGTGTGTAAGGATGGTACTGTAAGGAACATCGACTTCCATTTTGCCAGAACTTCGGATGAGGTTATCATTGTTGCGCATGATCTCACGGAAAGGAAGAAGTTCGAGGATGCCCTGCTGCTTGAAGAGGCGCGTCTGGAGGCCCTGCAGCAACTGAACCAGATGACAGAACTCTCGGTCAGTGAGATAGAGGACTTCGCACTGGAAGAAGGTATCAGGCTCACAGGCAGCAAAACCGGCTATATCGGCTTCCTCAGCGAAGATTCCAGGTCCCTTATAATGCACACATGGTCAGAGAATGTCATTATAGAATGCAATATGGATTGTTCAAATACTGAGTTCCGCCTTTCTGAGTCGGGGCTCTGGGCCGATGCCATCAGGCAACTCCAGCCTGTGATAATAAACGACTATGATGCTCCTCATTCACATAAGACCGGATGCCCGGAAGGGCATATTTGTATTGAACGCTACATGGCCGTTCCCATAGTAGACGGGAACAAGATCGTAGGTCTTGCAGGGGTTGCCAATAAGACCTGCGATTACGACCAGGCGGACGCAAGACAACTTACGCTCCTGATGCACGGCATGTGGAGACTGATACAGCGCAGGAATGCAGAGAGTGCCCTGAGGAACTATGCATCCAGGCTCTCGGAGGCAAACACAGAGCTATCAAAGCTGAATGAAGAGCTCAAGTCCCTTGATGAGCTAAAGAACAATTTCCTCTGCAATATAAGTCACGAGCTTAAAACGCCGCTTATACCCATTCTGGGTTTTGGTGAGCTTGTCGCAGACGGAACTCTGGGCCCTCTCAGTAATGAGCAGAAAAAAGCAATGGAGACTGTAATGCATAGCTCAGGACAGCTCAAACGGCTGATAGAATCCCTTATCTTCATGAGTTCCCTTGAAGCAAAACAGTTTGCCTATGATATGAACCCTGTGCACCTTGAGCCTATAGTCGAGAAGGCCATAGTGATAATATCACTTGAGAACAGGGATAAAAAGGTTATTTTACACAAGGATATCCCATCTGACCTGAGTATTATAAATGGAGATACGGATTACCTGTCCCAGTTATTCATGCACCTTGTGGACAATGCCTTCAAGTTCACTCCTTCCGGTGGCAGGGTCTCTGTTTCCGGCTGGAACGAGAATGGCTCTGTCCACCTGACCGTGGAAGATACTGGTATAGGTATTCCAGCAAACAAGATCATGAAGGCCTTTGATAGCTTTTACCAGATCGATGGCTCAAGGTCCCGCAGGTACGGAGGGACAGGTATCGGGTTGAGTATGTGCAAAAAGATCACAGAGGATCACGGAGGCAGGCTTTGGATAGAAAGCGAGGAGAATGTGGGCACCAGGGTGCACATAATCTTCCCCGTACTTCTCTGA
- a CDS encoding helix-turn-helix domain-containing protein — MSEKNLIGSKIRQIRETQEMSVADLAQASNTNVELIDQLEKGALVPSLTPLLQIARALGVRLGTFLDDAPQKGPVVVKAGRSTKVVRFSGNCDKCETSTLDFFSLASDKADRHMEPFLIDVHPPKSGEVKLSSHEGEEFIFVTRGEIEILYGKDTYTLTAGDSIYYDSVVPHHVHAVGTDAQILAVVYAPF, encoded by the coding sequence ATGTCGGAAAAAAACCTGATAGGCAGTAAGATACGCCAGATTAGAGAGACGCAGGAAATGTCAGTGGCAGACCTGGCACAGGCCAGCAATACAAATGTGGAACTCATCGACCAGCTTGAAAAAGGAGCTCTTGTCCCATCGCTGACGCCTCTTCTGCAGATAGCGCGGGCTCTTGGTGTCCGTCTTGGCACTTTCCTGGACGACGCTCCGCAAAAAGGGCCGGTTGTTGTAAAGGCAGGCAGATCAACCAAGGTGGTGCGTTTCTCAGGCAACTGTGACAAGTGTGAGACCAGCACCCTTGACTTCTTCTCACTTGCCTCTGATAAGGCCGACCGTCACATGGAACCTTTCCTTATTGATGTTCACCCGCCGAAGTCAGGGGAAGTCAAACTGTCCTCCCATGAGGGTGAAGAGTTCATTTTCGTTACCAGGGGAGAGATAGAGATCCTGTACGGAAAAGATACATATACTCTTACTGCAGGCGACAGCATCTATTATGATTCCGTGGTCCCTCACCATGTACATGCCGTAGGTACCGATGCACAGATACTTGCGGTAGTATATGCACCGTTCTGA